The window AGGGTTAGTCATCCGGGAGCAAGAACAGTTCGTTCTGCCGGACAAAGCCGAAAAGGAGATTCCTCAGGTAAGAATTGCGGAGTTGGCTGCGATATTGCAGAATTGCTTCCTGTTTGACATCCATGATTTCCCCAGAAAGCATAAATCTTCTCCAATTTTGGCCAATGACAATCATGCGAAGAGACGGCAAGAGATATCCATCCGGAACCAGCCCCCTAGGATTAGGGAAATGATTATCGTGGATGAAATATTGATAGAGCGTGATATCCGTCTCTTCTGCTATCGATGCAACAAGTACTCCTGTGATTTTGTGGTCAATATGCAAATCCTCGGGGTGTGGCGCGATAATAATATCTGGCTGGATTTGAAGAACGATTTCAACGAACCGTGCCCTAATTTCATTCTGGTCCTGGTTTTTTAGAAGACCATCCGCATAGCCGAGAAAAAATAGATTTTCCTCTGGCACACCCAAGATGTTAACGGCCTCCCTAAACTCTTGATAACGCTGGAGCTCCATTCCCTTATTGTTGCCATCAGTGACTAGAACAACCCAAACAGATGCCCCTGACTCTATGCTCGCAGCAATGTATCCCCCAACACCGATAGTCTCATCGTCAGGATGGGGCGTAAAAACGAGAATCCTCTCCCCTGTGGCAGGCATCTGAAGTTCGCCGATGATATGAATTACAGCTTGGGGCAGGGACTCGAAATACCAGCTGTAGAAAACCCACGAGACGAGTAATATTCCCAAAGGTAAAAGAAAAATCGCTATCTTTCTCCTTTTTCTACTCCGCCTAGGCGAAGAAGGAATATCCGACTGTCTGTTCTGGGGCTTCCATATGCGGACTATG is drawn from Patescibacteria group bacterium and contains these coding sequences:
- a CDS encoding PIG-L family deacetylase, whose amino-acid sequence is MKVNTFPQGGKMHISKFMIGKWLKKRRTSLIGMGRWLWRVFLVALIVLGLVCILKVANDNPREGLLSACLILAASGTVFTLLSIGKNIVRIWKPQNRQSDIPSSPRRSRKRRKIAIFLLPLGILLVSWVFYSWYFESLPQAVIHIIGELQMPATGERILVFTPHPDDETIGVGGYIAASIESGASVWVVLVTDGNNKGMELQRYQEFREAVNILGVPEENLFFLGYADGLLKNQDQNEIRARFVEIVLQIQPDIIIAPHPEDLHIDHKITGVLVASIAEETDITLYQYFIHDNHFPNPRGLVPDGYLLPSLRMIVIGQNWRRFMLSGEIMDVKQEAILQYRSQLRNSYLRNLLFGFVRQNELFLLPDD